The Alkalinema sp. FACHB-956 genome contains a region encoding:
- a CDS encoding relaxase/mobilization nuclease domain-containing protein, translating into MIGKQIKGRSFSKLLNYLFGKDGASLIGSNMEETTPRGLAAEFRFCRRLNPRVSRSVYHASLSLPCTEHLEDDTWHEIAQKYLQAMGFDMNQYVVVRHSDRDHDHAHIVASRVRLNGTTVSDSWDYRRSETAIRQLEQDYGLRSLYSSQEQDSRSPTTGEQRLLARTGEASIRVQLQRSLDQATQSPVTMPQLIGQLQQNGISVRIRDRQPGEITGISYELNGIAFSGTHLGKAYTFQGLQRYRGVNYDSHRDAELIKKLVEQPVNSSTASGIDADSLVQVSNIEEIQRDDNAAKHRKKSKLSKYRQRELEL; encoded by the coding sequence GTGATCGGCAAACAAATCAAAGGTCGGAGCTTTAGTAAATTGCTCAATTATCTGTTTGGCAAAGATGGAGCCAGCCTAATTGGCAGCAATATGGAGGAAACCACCCCGCGTGGATTGGCAGCGGAGTTCCGGTTTTGCCGACGGTTAAACCCCAGGGTAAGTCGATCGGTCTACCATGCCTCTCTGAGTTTGCCCTGTACCGAGCATTTGGAGGATGACACCTGGCACGAGATTGCCCAGAAATATCTCCAGGCAATGGGCTTTGACATGAATCAGTATGTAGTTGTGCGCCATAGCGATCGCGACCATGATCATGCCCATATTGTCGCCAGTCGGGTTCGGTTGAACGGAACAACCGTTTCCGATAGCTGGGATTATCGCCGGAGTGAAACCGCTATTCGCCAGTTGGAACAGGACTATGGGTTGCGATCGCTCTACTCCAGCCAGGAACAAGACAGCCGTAGCCCCACTACTGGAGAACAGCGATTACTGGCTCGGACTGGTGAGGCAAGTATTCGAGTGCAGCTTCAGCGATCGCTTGATCAAGCCACTCAATCTCCTGTCACTATGCCTCAGCTAATTGGGCAGCTCCAGCAAAACGGCATCAGTGTTCGGATTCGCGATCGCCAGCCTGGTGAGATAACAGGCATCAGCTACGAATTAAATGGTATTGCCTTTAGCGGAACTCATCTGGGCAAAGCCTACACCTTCCAAGGCTTGCAGAGGTACAGGGGAGTAAACTATGACTCACATCGAGATGCGGAATTAATTAAAAAACTGGTAGAACAGCCCGTTAATTCATCAACTGCCAGTGGAATCGATGCAGACTCGCTAGTGCAGGTATCGAATATAGAAGAGATCCAACGAGACGATAATGCAGCGAAACATCGCAAAAAATCCAAATTATCAAAATACCGACAACGAGAGTTAGAACTTTGA
- a CDS encoding ParM/StbA family protein, with translation MSDLTLTFDPGSSLSKVIYHLADGRPRLLLMEPEVIELSLSSIDAHLRTRESLGITRPEDDVWLQCSDSQQCQVVGYLARQFLATVQMNEVKYERALYKVLAAVGAIVQHMDLPRKFSIAISALLPYGEYQNAPRFQQLLKQHLKNYSFRGERLQVKLEAFECRPEGGGLAMARVMQNGTEWFQQQTLAVLMFGHRNTSLLLFERGKLAIGNTTDLGFHQLVDKVLNRTSGQSADALTSAIYTISNQLVPDNPQLQHLVKTRSPTEQKLEREQIVTAILTAKEEYWSRLQDWLDTMLPNVTEVIISGGAALYLHDELESYFNQTPTYWGTDLQRRLQDLLGLDYRSHRSDAEALSFRLIDAFGMYCDFVEQLAEVA, from the coding sequence ATGTCTGACCTCACGTTGACTTTCGATCCAGGCTCCTCACTCAGTAAAGTGATCTATCACTTAGCGGATGGCAGACCTCGATTGCTGCTTATGGAGCCTGAAGTGATTGAACTCAGCTTGAGTTCAATTGATGCCCACTTGAGAACCAGAGAAAGTCTTGGTATCACCCGACCTGAAGACGATGTTTGGCTGCAATGTAGTGATAGTCAGCAGTGTCAGGTGGTTGGTTATTTAGCGCGTCAGTTTCTGGCAACTGTGCAGATGAATGAGGTGAAATACGAACGGGCGTTATATAAAGTGCTGGCAGCCGTAGGAGCGATCGTCCAGCACATGGATCTACCTCGTAAGTTCTCTATTGCCATTTCTGCCCTATTACCTTACGGTGAATACCAGAACGCCCCACGCTTTCAGCAACTCCTGAAACAACATCTCAAAAATTACAGCTTTCGCGGTGAACGCCTCCAGGTCAAGCTAGAAGCCTTTGAGTGTCGCCCAGAGGGAGGTGGCTTGGCAATGGCACGAGTCATGCAGAACGGGACAGAGTGGTTCCAGCAACAAACACTGGCTGTGCTGATGTTTGGGCATCGGAATACCAGCCTATTGCTGTTTGAACGGGGCAAGCTGGCGATCGGCAACACGACTGATTTAGGCTTTCATCAACTGGTAGATAAGGTATTAAACCGCACCTCTGGTCAAAGTGCAGATGCATTAACCAGTGCAATCTATACCATTAGCAATCAGCTTGTTCCTGATAATCCACAACTTCAACATCTGGTAAAAACGCGATCGCCTACTGAACAAAAACTAGAACGCGAACAAATTGTCACTGCTATTTTGACTGCCAAAGAGGAGTACTGGTCACGATTGCAAGATTGGCTTGACACTATGCTGCCAAATGTCACCGAGGTGATTATTTCTGGTGGGGCTGCTCTTTACCTCCATGATGAATTGGAAAGTTATTTCAATCAAACCCCGACTTATTGGGGTACTGATCTTCAGCGACGATTACAAGACCTGTTAGGACTGGATTATCGCTCGCACCGTTCAGATGCGGAAGCGCTTTCCTTTCGTTTAATTGATGCTTTTGGAATGTATTGCGACTTTGTTGAACAGTTGGCGGAGGTCGCATGA
- a CDS encoding mobilization protein, which yields MAIIHFIDGEKGGVGKSLFARVMVQYCIDRQLPHVLVEADRSNPDVGEVYPEGCERAVFSEAERKAYDADRIFDLAIKTPVIVNLPAQVFPAVTDWIERNGVLEMGAQHGVSICKWFICTGGYDSVQLFIQSLKQFDGKVQHVFVRNWGLCDDWSHLDSRDELQKLLAKQKVPVLDFPKFSYRERDHLDAKRISFSKGRESGELGVLGKQRLHTFLKSAYQAIDQANIWKLSQSEVSPSNPTATDEPSLEAGKADIQTAEPAASGSKSRNSKRSS from the coding sequence ATGGCAATCATTCATTTCATTGATGGTGAAAAGGGCGGTGTCGGTAAGTCTTTATTTGCTCGGGTGATGGTGCAATATTGCATCGATCGCCAGCTTCCCCATGTGTTGGTAGAAGCCGATCGCAGCAATCCTGACGTAGGGGAAGTCTATCCTGAAGGATGTGAGCGAGCTGTCTTTAGTGAAGCTGAACGCAAAGCCTACGATGCCGATCGCATTTTTGACCTGGCGATCAAAACTCCAGTGATTGTGAATCTCCCAGCTCAGGTCTTTCCAGCCGTTACCGATTGGATTGAGCGCAATGGGGTGCTGGAGATGGGGGCACAGCATGGGGTCAGTATCTGTAAGTGGTTTATCTGCACCGGTGGCTATGACAGTGTGCAGCTTTTCATCCAATCTTTGAAGCAGTTTGATGGCAAAGTACAACATGTTTTTGTCCGTAACTGGGGACTGTGTGATGACTGGTCTCACCTGGACAGTAGAGATGAACTACAAAAACTTCTGGCAAAGCAAAAAGTCCCCGTGCTTGACTTTCCTAAATTTAGCTATCGAGAGCGTGATCACCTGGATGCCAAGCGAATTTCTTTTTCCAAAGGCAGGGAAAGTGGTGAACTGGGCGTTTTGGGGAAACAGCGGCTCCATACGTTTCTCAAAAGTGCTTATCAGGCGATCGACCAGGCAAACATCTGGAAACTCTCGCAGTCGGAAGTCAGTCCTTCAAATCCAACTGCGACTGATGAACCATCATTGGAAGCTGGAAAAGCTGACATTCAAACGGCTGAACCAGCAGCAAGCGGCTCTAAATCCCGCAACAGCAAACGTTCAAGCTAA
- a CDS encoding DUF6753 family protein, translating into MTNPRQIEEPLDLDDQFLESMAARGKGLNRIPYPTLLDLAIRGKDDSFKARVWEIVVQTGIDPDDPAFLMLVATGRLEVLLEDSPQEMETMFDQWQTQLYDRLQTYEKVAIKGHQKAIAQTVSALIRRTEFERAIHSVPSLIAAGLLLLVTAGLGGFLGIAGLSWYQASRPLDPTGIRQLTLEQAKALDWATSAEGQFSQKLMNWNQDLLSRDRNGQLVCTNEVKRLGVTLEMLPNRKATAGFCTLWVQPPNQREFAPVQGN; encoded by the coding sequence ATGACCAACCCCCGCCAAATAGAAGAACCTCTGGATCTGGATGATCAATTTCTGGAATCAATGGCGGCCAGAGGCAAAGGTCTAAATCGGATTCCCTACCCGACCCTGCTCGATCTGGCAATTCGCGGGAAGGATGATTCTTTCAAAGCCAGAGTATGGGAGATTGTCGTGCAAACGGGAATTGACCCGGACGACCCAGCCTTCTTGATGCTGGTTGCAACTGGCAGGCTAGAAGTGTTGCTAGAAGACAGTCCCCAAGAGATGGAGACCATGTTTGATCAGTGGCAGACGCAGTTATATGATCGGCTCCAGACCTATGAAAAGGTAGCGATCAAGGGACACCAAAAGGCGATCGCCCAAACCGTCTCTGCCCTGATTCGTCGCACAGAGTTTGAGCGGGCTATTCACTCGGTTCCCTCATTGATTGCAGCCGGGCTATTGCTTCTGGTTACAGCCGGATTGGGAGGATTCTTGGGCATTGCCGGACTTTCCTGGTATCAAGCCAGTCGCCCCCTCGACCCTACCGGAATCCGACAATTGACATTAGAACAAGCCAAGGCTTTAGACTGGGCAACCAGTGCTGAGGGTCAATTTTCTCAAAAGCTGATGAACTGGAATCAGGACTTGTTGAGCCGCGATCGCAATGGTCAGCTCGTCTGTACTAATGAAGTTAAGCGATTGGGGGTCACTCTGGAGATGCTGCCTAATCGAAAAGCGACTGCTGGATTCTGCACGTTATGGGTTCAGCCTCCCAATCAACGCGAATTTGCACCCGTTCAAGGAAACTGA
- a CDS encoding PDDEXK nuclease domain-containing protein translates to MSIDLRSGDYDKFLHGLKERIRNAQTQAALAVNRELVMLYWQIGREILMRQQEQGWGAKVISKLAKDLQSAFPEMKGFSRTNLLYMRAFAEAYPDEQLVQQVAGQIPWFHNCMLLDKVKDPEERLWYIQQTIQQGWSRSVLTQRVESGLYRRQGAGVLTNFTQMLPQPQSDLAQQILRDPYNFDFLSLGHEAQERELETALIRHIREFLLEMGVGFSFVGSQYPIQVSGKEYRLDLLFYHFRLHCFVVVDLKTVEFEPEFSGKMNFYVSAVDDLLRSPIDNPTIGIVLCKTQDHTVVEYALRDVNKPIGISTYQLKNALPESLKGNLPTIEELETQLNILSVEVEEGRDVEEQPD, encoded by the coding sequence ATGAGCATCGACCTGCGATCGGGCGACTACGACAAATTTCTGCATGGGTTGAAAGAGCGAATTCGCAATGCACAAACCCAGGCAGCTTTAGCCGTCAACCGAGAACTGGTGATGCTCTATTGGCAGATCGGGCGGGAAATTTTAATGCGTCAGCAAGAGCAAGGCTGGGGTGCAAAAGTCATCAGCAAGCTGGCAAAAGACCTGCAAAGTGCCTTTCCTGAAATGAAAGGCTTTTCTCGTACTAATTTGCTCTACATGCGTGCCTTTGCGGAAGCCTACCCGGATGAACAACTTGTCCAGCAGGTTGCTGGACAAATTCCCTGGTTTCATAACTGCATGCTGCTAGACAAGGTGAAAGATCCAGAGGAACGGCTGTGGTACATTCAGCAGACGATTCAACAGGGCTGGAGCCGTAGCGTCCTGACTCAGCGCGTCGAAAGTGGGCTATATCGACGGCAAGGAGCAGGAGTGCTGACGAACTTCACGCAAATGCTTCCTCAGCCACAATCAGATTTAGCGCAGCAAATTTTGCGCGATCCTTATAATTTTGACTTCCTGAGTCTAGGACATGAAGCACAGGAACGAGAACTAGAAACGGCTTTGATTCGGCACATCCGGGAATTTTTACTGGAGATGGGAGTTGGATTTTCGTTTGTTGGTAGTCAATATCCGATTCAGGTGAGTGGCAAGGAATACAGGCTGGATTTATTATTTTATCATTTTCGTCTGCATTGTTTTGTGGTGGTTGATTTAAAGACCGTTGAATTTGAGCCAGAATTTTCGGGCAAAATGAATTTTTATGTGTCGGCAGTAGATGATTTATTACGAAGCCCGATCGATAATCCAACCATTGGAATTGTTTTATGTAAAACTCAGGATCATACGGTGGTTGAGTATGCACTTCGAGATGTCAACAAGCCCATTGGGATTTCAACCTATCAACTCAAGAATGCCTTGCCAGAGTCACTCAAAGGTAATTTGCCTACCATTGAAGAGTTAGAAACTCAATTGAATATTTTATCAGTTGAAGTTGAAGAAGGACGAGACGTAGAAGAGCAACCGGATTGA
- a CDS encoding primosomal protein — translation MATTTKPRTSNGARNGATSKMAKPNGTASATKAKAPTLDGPPETNASALLKELRNLVFKEYGVKLQLRDARVSTKIGHATREKLGLDIAAQVKKKGGNKKFDWQRWNTKVFPRLFGQPDALKYPPEVVAILMSLLYDTIRTDPEQAVADLVEFNRASLERRNSFQAEQDDDLDDLEDELDDDLDDLSDELDDEASDELDDELDDELDEDLDEEEDE, via the coding sequence ATGGCAACAACCACAAAACCTCGCACCTCCAACGGCGCTCGCAACGGTGCCACCTCCAAAATGGCTAAACCTAACGGTACAGCCTCAGCCACCAAAGCCAAAGCACCAACGCTTGATGGACCGCCGGAAACTAACGCATCAGCACTGCTCAAAGAATTGCGGAACTTGGTATTCAAGGAGTACGGCGTAAAGCTGCAACTCCGGGATGCTCGTGTCTCTACCAAAATTGGGCATGCGACCCGCGAAAAGCTTGGGCTTGACATTGCCGCTCAGGTGAAGAAGAAGGGTGGTAACAAAAAGTTCGACTGGCAGCGATGGAATACGAAGGTGTTCCCGCGACTATTCGGACAACCCGATGCTCTGAAGTACCCACCAGAAGTGGTGGCGATCCTGATGAGCCTGCTGTATGACACCATTCGTACTGATCCAGAACAAGCGGTTGCAGACCTGGTGGAATTCAATCGGGCATCCCTAGAGCGCCGCAACTCATTCCAGGCTGAGCAGGATGACGACCTGGACGATTTGGAGGATGAACTGGACGATGACCTTGATGATCTCAGCGATGAATTGGATGACGAAGCCAGTGATGAACTGGACGACGAGCTAGATGACGAATTAGACGAGGATCTGGACGAAGAAGAGGACGAATAG
- a CDS encoding AAA family ATPase produces MQPLQDWIKLIEQNAPIVALEYQTPDRMTVLSQFYHWSKAKSLPVYVWNPGYSVLQQLVAPHGRLFLQPTTQTIEQDILQSLLDQPEPGIYLLEGVLNSTVAEISQQRCYQLLNAYHQALWNPLSHYWVLLETYVQLPLELQSFIPVLSHAMPDCQQVEAIVTQFCNRHPWIGKDDSEAQQRLSAACQGLPMGEIEMVLGRLLTFADTPEPLVQLILDHKINKLRGRGLEYIAEPDVPTAAGLDLLERRLEAIASLLRPEAQQYGLSLPTGMVLWGPPGTGKSLSAKLAARKMGLPLLAANWGILLSSPNPDRALKEFIAVVTSLAPCVLYWDDFDKGFAGWDSNVDGGIARRLSATLLTWMQEHQEPIYTIATVNRLGLLPPELVRRFEDIFFVDLPHEGARYEVFNLHLAKYFPAFRGNGQSPWTDDQWRRLLTEYRICTPAEIGNAVRRCAEEAFYKRKPGQIELGDLLGQRQQFTPAMERESEQMQAIRNQATYARPTSGGDRSSFAYIHRELFDS; encoded by the coding sequence ATGCAACCGTTGCAGGATTGGATAAAACTGATCGAGCAGAACGCTCCGATCGTGGCGCTGGAATATCAGACTCCGGATCGGATGACGGTGTTGAGCCAGTTTTATCATTGGAGTAAGGCAAAATCGCTCCCAGTTTATGTCTGGAATCCTGGTTACTCAGTGCTTCAGCAGTTGGTAGCACCTCACGGAAGGCTGTTTCTACAACCCACAACGCAAACGATAGAGCAAGACATTCTTCAATCCTTACTAGATCAGCCGGAACCAGGCATTTATCTTCTGGAAGGGGTTTTGAATAGCACTGTGGCAGAGATCAGCCAGCAACGTTGCTACCAACTCTTGAATGCTTACCACCAGGCGCTGTGGAACCCGCTGTCCCATTATTGGGTCTTGCTGGAAACCTACGTTCAACTGCCTCTGGAACTGCAATCCTTTATTCCAGTCCTGTCTCATGCAATGCCCGATTGCCAGCAGGTAGAAGCGATCGTGACTCAGTTCTGTAACCGGCATCCCTGGATTGGCAAGGATGACTCTGAAGCTCAGCAACGATTGAGCGCGGCCTGTCAGGGGTTGCCAATGGGTGAGATTGAAATGGTGCTGGGCAGGCTGCTGACGTTTGCAGATACCCCTGAGCCGTTGGTTCAATTGATTCTGGATCACAAGATCAATAAGCTGCGGGGACGTGGGCTGGAGTATATTGCAGAACCGGACGTGCCCACGGCTGCGGGATTGGATTTGTTAGAGCGGCGGTTGGAAGCGATCGCTTCTCTGCTTCGACCCGAAGCTCAACAATATGGGCTGAGCTTACCCACGGGTATGGTGCTGTGGGGACCACCCGGTACAGGCAAAAGTCTCTCTGCCAAACTGGCCGCTAGGAAGATGGGTTTACCTTTGCTGGCGGCAAATTGGGGCATTCTCTTGAGTAGCCCAAACCCCGATCGCGCTTTGAAGGAATTCATTGCGGTGGTCACGTCTCTGGCTCCCTGTGTCCTTTACTGGGATGACTTTGACAAGGGTTTTGCAGGTTGGGACTCTAACGTTGATGGCGGAATCGCCCGTCGTCTGTCGGCAACTCTACTGACCTGGATGCAGGAACACCAGGAGCCGATCTACACGATCGCAACCGTCAATCGTTTAGGACTGCTACCACCTGAATTGGTACGGCGATTCGAGGACATCTTCTTCGTGGATTTGCCCCATGAGGGAGCTAGATATGAGGTGTTCAATCTACATCTGGCAAAGTACTTCCCAGCATTTCGAGGGAATGGTCAATCGCCCTGGACAGATGACCAATGGCGCAGGCTTTTGACAGAGTACCGCATTTGCACCCCTGCTGAGATTGGGAATGCGGTGCGGCGCTGTGCAGAGGAAGCGTTTTACAAGCGCAAACCGGGGCAGATTGAACTGGGGGATCTGTTGGGGCAGCGACAACAGTTCACACCAGCGATGGAACGGGAATCTGAGCAGATGCAGGCAATTCGGAATCAGGCGACCTATGCAAGACCTACAAGTGGGGGCGATCGGTCAAGCTTCGCTTATATCCACCGAGAGTTGTTTGATAGCTAG
- a CDS encoding bifunctional 3'-5' exonuclease/DNA polymerase yields MPASQTHPHLQEVTYQLITSGKELELALRLRSLSGGESLNQAPMLGLDCETTGLDPHIHTIRLIQLAVPDQPVMLIDLPQIASCDRHPLQQILSSPVLKITHNGKFDWQFLAQAGLQPAPPFFDTQLAYRVLTAGLKTSLSLQTLAQKLLNIELDKTQQVSDWSKPLTPKQLQYAALDAAILLELYPILVKKLERSHLLKIAQLEFHCMPAVAQMELNGMLLDLSRWKSLGAKLESDRDAALHQLSQLRIAGNAQMSLLPEMTDTINPNSHQQVLVALQAVGIPVNSTNQKELVPLAKQYPVIRALLDYRHLSKITATFADSLPKHIHPVTGRIHPTYYQLGARSGRFSCRNPPLQTIPRDAAARTCFVAAPGYRIVRADYSQIELRIVARLSGDAQMQRAYRRGEDLHQLTAALVTGKAIDAVSEEDRRLAKAINFGLIYGMGAAKLQSYAETKYGVILSLEQAKAFRKRFFEAYAGVAEWHETIKRSYIRGIKESRTLAGRRRRWADKPRLAELLNHPVQGLNADITKLALVKLNKVLAETGAKLICTVHDEILLECPVAEAKHISYLLRHCMVAAARKFLHPIPVVVDIKISASWGGDEA; encoded by the coding sequence ATGCCTGCCTCCCAAACTCACCCTCATTTGCAAGAGGTCACCTATCAACTGATTACGTCAGGGAAAGAACTTGAATTGGCACTGCGCTTGCGTAGCCTCTCCGGAGGAGAATCGCTAAACCAGGCTCCTATGCTTGGATTGGACTGCGAGACAACTGGGTTAGATCCTCACATTCATACGATTCGGCTCATTCAGCTTGCAGTCCCGGATCAGCCAGTGATGCTCATTGATTTACCCCAGATTGCTTCCTGCGATCGCCACCCGCTGCAACAGATCCTCTCCAGCCCTGTGCTCAAAATTACTCACAACGGCAAATTTGACTGGCAGTTCCTTGCCCAAGCAGGACTCCAACCCGCTCCCCCCTTTTTCGATACCCAACTTGCCTATCGTGTGTTGACGGCAGGACTGAAAACCAGTCTCTCGTTGCAGACGCTTGCTCAAAAGCTATTGAATATAGAACTGGATAAAACCCAACAGGTCAGTGATTGGAGCAAGCCCCTGACCCCAAAACAGTTACAGTATGCGGCGTTGGATGCTGCAATTTTATTGGAACTGTACCCGATCCTGGTCAAGAAGTTGGAGCGATCGCACCTCCTCAAAATTGCCCAACTGGAGTTTCACTGTATGCCTGCGGTGGCTCAGATGGAGCTGAATGGGATGTTGCTGGATCTCTCCCGCTGGAAAAGTTTGGGGGCAAAGCTGGAGAGCGATCGGGATGCGGCACTTCATCAGCTCAGCCAACTCCGGATCGCTGGTAACGCTCAGATGTCCTTGCTACCAGAAATGACAGATACGATTAACCCAAATTCCCACCAGCAGGTACTTGTAGCACTGCAAGCGGTTGGCATTCCAGTAAACTCAACCAACCAAAAGGAACTGGTTCCCCTGGCGAAACAGTATCCTGTAATTCGAGCGTTGTTGGATTACCGCCACCTTTCTAAAATTACTGCTACCTTTGCCGACAGCCTGCCCAAACATATCCATCCCGTAACAGGGAGGATTCACCCGACCTACTATCAGCTTGGAGCCAGGTCGGGTCGGTTCTCTTGTCGCAATCCACCTTTGCAAACCATTCCTCGCGATGCCGCAGCTCGAACCTGTTTTGTTGCTGCACCCGGCTACAGGATTGTGCGAGCAGATTACTCCCAGATTGAACTGAGGATTGTTGCCCGTTTGAGTGGCGATGCTCAGATGCAACGAGCGTATCGTAGGGGTGAGGATCTGCATCAACTAACCGCAGCTTTGGTGACTGGGAAAGCGATCGACGCGGTGAGTGAGGAAGATCGACGGCTTGCCAAAGCCATCAACTTTGGGCTGATCTATGGTATGGGTGCCGCCAAACTTCAGAGCTACGCGGAAACAAAGTATGGGGTCATTTTATCTCTGGAGCAGGCAAAGGCATTCCGAAAACGATTCTTTGAAGCCTACGCCGGAGTAGCAGAATGGCATGAGACGATTAAGCGCAGTTACATTCGGGGAATAAAGGAGAGCCGTACACTGGCAGGACGGCGGCGCAGGTGGGCAGATAAACCCAGGCTGGCAGAGCTGCTGAATCATCCAGTCCAGGGATTGAATGCTGACATCACGAAATTGGCGTTAGTGAAACTCAACAAAGTGTTGGCAGAGACAGGAGCAAAGCTGATTTGCACAGTTCATGATGAGATCCTTCTGGAGTGTCCTGTGGCTGAGGCGAAACATATCAGTTATCTCCTACGTCACTGTATGGTTGCAGCGGCTCGGAAGTTTCTGCATCCGATCCCGGTCGTCGTGGACATCAAAATTTCAGCTAGTTGGGGTGGCGATGAGGCTTAG